One Phocaeicola dorei genomic region harbors:
- a CDS encoding sugar MFS transporter produces the protein METQRHALVKRDYLVPFVLVTSLFFLWGFAHAILDVLNKHFQEVMDITRTHSAMVQVMFYLGYFVMAVPAGLFITRYGYRRGVVFGLLLYGIGSLMFIPGEYWMSFEFFLFSLFVIACGLVFLETAANPYMTELGDRETAASRLNLAQSFNGLGCICGPLVGGLLLFSEKGEANISYPYMLMGVVVLIVALVFSRIKLPEIVHTDNVVNGKTVKKGLWSHKLFLFGLLALFSYEIAEISINSFFINYVVDDGWMNARDAAVVLSFGGLGLFMCGRFAGSWIMQRIRAERVLLYCALGTVAATFLIVCNLGKISLVALFLVYVFEAIMFPTIFAISLKGLGNKTKRASSFLMMSPVGGAIGPVLMGYVADNSNMSLSFIIPFVSFCVVLFYSWYADVEGN, from the coding sequence ATGGAGACACAAAGACATGCATTGGTAAAAAGGGACTATCTAGTTCCTTTTGTTTTAGTAACCTCTTTATTCTTTTTATGGGGATTTGCACATGCTATTCTTGATGTGCTGAATAAACATTTTCAAGAGGTGATGGATATTACCCGTACTCATTCGGCAATGGTGCAGGTAATGTTTTATTTAGGTTATTTCGTAATGGCTGTTCCGGCAGGGTTATTCATCACCAGATATGGATATCGTAGGGGAGTTGTTTTCGGATTATTGCTTTACGGCATCGGGTCGTTGATGTTTATTCCCGGCGAATACTGGATGTCATTTGAATTTTTTCTGTTCTCTTTGTTTGTCATCGCTTGCGGCTTGGTTTTTTTGGAAACGGCTGCAAATCCTTATATGACAGAATTAGGGGATAGGGAAACAGCTGCCAGTCGGTTGAACCTGGCCCAGTCCTTTAATGGATTAGGATGTATTTGCGGCCCTTTGGTGGGAGGACTATTGTTGTTCTCGGAGAAGGGAGAGGCGAATATTTCATATCCTTATATGCTGATGGGGGTAGTTGTGCTGATAGTGGCACTGGTCTTTTCCCGTATCAAACTTCCGGAGATTGTTCATACAGACAATGTGGTGAATGGAAAGACAGTTAAAAAAGGCTTATGGTCGCATAAATTATTTTTATTTGGTCTACTGGCACTATTCAGTTATGAAATAGCAGAGATTTCTATCAATAGTTTCTTTATCAATTATGTGGTGGACGATGGATGGATGAATGCCCGTGATGCGGCAGTAGTGCTTTCATTCGGTGGGCTCGGGCTATTTATGTGCGGACGTTTTGCCGGTAGTTGGATTATGCAGCGAATTCGTGCAGAAAGAGTTTTGCTATACTGTGCTTTGGGAACGGTAGCGGCTACTTTTCTTATCGTTTGCAATTTAGGAAAAATTTCATTAGTTGCTTTGTTTTTGGTATATGTGTTCGAAGCCATCATGTTTCCCACTATTTTTGCTATATCTTTGAAAGGGTTGGGAAATAAAACCAAACGAGCCTCTTCTTTTTTAATGATGTCTCCTGTAGGAGGAGCTATTGGCCCTGTGTTGATGGGATATGTGGCAGACAATAGTAATATGTCCTTATCATTCATTATACCATTTGTTTCTTTTTGTGTTGTATTATTCTATTCGTGGTATGCCGATGTAGAAGGAAACTGA
- a CDS encoding PfkB family carbohydrate kinase, producing MDDICCIGHITLDKIVTPRKTTYMPGGTSYYFSHGISHLKDTKHYQLVTALAPSEFKAVEDIRAKGIRVTVIPSQRTVYFENTYGENQDNRSQRVLAKADPFTVEQLQNINAHIFHLGSLLADDFSLDVVKYLSEKGILAVDAQGYLREVRGERVYPIDWTDKLEALKYIDILKVNEHEMEVLTGHKDIKQAALQLAEWGVKEVLITLGSLGSVIYAEGRFHKIPAYPPKDIVDATGCGDTYATGYLYMRNKGVSYEKAGCFAAAMSTLKLEASGPFSKTEEDVWDIIRTSPLKAEEI from the coding sequence ATGGATGATATTTGTTGCATAGGCCACATTACATTAGATAAGATAGTAACACCCAGGAAAACGACTTATATGCCCGGCGGAACATCCTATTATTTTTCACACGGAATCAGTCATTTAAAGGATACAAAGCATTATCAGCTGGTCACAGCACTAGCGCCCAGTGAATTTAAAGCTGTAGAAGATATCCGTGCAAAAGGTATCAGAGTCACTGTTATTCCCAGTCAGCGAACAGTCTATTTCGAGAATACATACGGGGAAAATCAAGATAACCGCAGTCAGCGGGTATTAGCTAAAGCCGATCCTTTCACAGTGGAACAGCTACAGAATATAAATGCCCATATTTTTCATTTGGGAAGCCTTCTGGCAGATGATTTTTCACTGGATGTTGTAAAATATCTTTCAGAAAAAGGTATTTTGGCGGTAGATGCCCAAGGATATTTGCGCGAAGTCCGGGGTGAAAGAGTTTATCCCATAGATTGGACAGACAAGTTGGAAGCCTTAAAATATATTGATATTCTAAAGGTAAACGAACACGAAATGGAAGTGCTTACCGGTCACAAAGACATAAAACAAGCCGCTTTGCAACTTGCTGAATGGGGAGTAAAAGAGGTATTGATAACCTTGGGAAGTCTGGGTTCTGTAATTTATGCAGAAGGTAGATTTCATAAGATACCCGCCTATCCTCCTAAAGATATAGTTGATGCTACAGGATGCGGAGATACGTATGCCACAGGATATTTATATATGCGCAACAAAGGAGTATCCTATGAAAAAGCCGGTTGTTTTGCAGCAGCCATGTCGACACTGAAATTAGAAGCATCCGGTCCCTTCAGCAAAACAGAAGAAGATGTATGGGATATTATCCGGACTAGTCCTTTGAAAGCCGAGGAAATTTAA
- a CDS encoding inositol-3-phosphate synthase — protein sequence MEKMNVKPATGKLGVLCVGLGAVTSTFMTGVLMARKGLAKPVGSMTQYDKMRVGRGENKKYLHYGEIVPLATLDDIVFGAWDVYPANAYESAVNAEVLQEKDILPVKEELEKIVPMKAAFDHNYASRLDGDNVKDCKNRWDMVEQLREDIRNFKAENNCDRIVVLWAASTEIYVPVEEKVHGTLAALEQAMKEDDKEHIAPSMCYAYAALSEGCPFIMGAPNTTVDIPAMWELAEKTKMPIAGKDFKTGQTLVKSGFAPIIGTRCLGLSGWFSTNILGNRDGLVLDEPANFRTKEVSKLSTLESILVPEDQPDLYTDYYHKVRINYYPPRNDSKEGWDNIDIFGWMGYPMQIKINFLCRDSILAAPLCLDLVLLSDLAARAGRFGIQRFLSFFLKSPMHDYTENEIPVNHLFQQYAILKNAIREMGGYEADQEID from the coding sequence ATGGAAAAAATGAATGTGAAACCGGCAACCGGTAAATTGGGCGTTCTTTGTGTTGGATTGGGCGCTGTTACTTCAACTTTTATGACAGGTGTGCTGATGGCTCGTAAGGGACTGGCAAAACCTGTCGGATCTATGACTCAATATGATAAAATGCGTGTTGGCCGTGGAGAAAATAAAAAGTATTTGCATTATGGAGAAATCGTTCCATTGGCAACTTTGGACGACATTGTTTTTGGTGCATGGGATGTTTATCCTGCTAATGCTTATGAATCAGCTGTAAATGCTGAAGTTTTACAAGAAAAAGACATTCTTCCTGTAAAGGAAGAACTGGAAAAGATAGTTCCGATGAAAGCTGCTTTCGATCACAACTATGCTAGTCGTTTGGATGGCGATAATGTGAAAGATTGCAAGAATCGTTGGGATATGGTAGAACAGCTGCGTGAAGATATCCGCAATTTCAAAGCTGAAAATAATTGCGACCGTATCGTAGTTCTTTGGGCTGCTTCTACAGAAATCTATGTACCTGTTGAAGAAAAAGTACACGGAACCTTGGCAGCATTGGAGCAAGCGATGAAAGAGGATGATAAGGAACACATTGCTCCGTCTATGTGCTATGCTTATGCAGCGCTGTCAGAAGGTTGCCCTTTCATCATGGGAGCTCCTAATACTACAGTTGATATCCCGGCTATGTGGGAATTGGCTGAAAAAACGAAGATGCCTATTGCTGGTAAGGACTTCAAAACAGGCCAGACATTGGTTAAGTCAGGCTTCGCTCCGATTATCGGAACCCGTTGCTTAGGCTTGTCCGGCTGGTTTTCTACAAATATCTTAGGTAATCGTGATGGTTTGGTGTTGGACGAACCGGCTAACTTCCGTACTAAAGAAGTCAGCAAGCTGTCTACTTTGGAGTCGATTCTTGTACCCGAAGACCAGCCTGATTTATATACAGATTATTATCACAAAGTACGTATCAATTACTATCCCCCTCGTAATGACAGTAAGGAAGGTTGGGATAATATCGATATCTTCGGATGGATGGGCTACCCCATGCAGATTAAGATTAATTTCCTTTGCCGTGATTCAATTTTGGCTGCTCCTTTATGTTTGGATTTAGTATTATTGAGTGACTTGGCTGCACGTGCAGGACGTTTTGGTATACAGCGTTTCTTGAGTTTCTTCTTGAAGAGCCCGATGCATGATTATACAGAAAATGAAATACCTGTCAACCATCTCTTCCAGCAGTATGCTATCTTGAAGAATGCTATTCGCGAAATGGGTGGTTATGAAGCTGATCAGGAAATTGATTAA
- a CDS encoding sigma-54 interaction domain-containing protein: MVRSEIQNVKLRFGIIGNAEGLNRAIDVAIQVAPTDLSVLITGESGVGKENFPQIIHQFSRRKHGQYIAVNCGAIPEGTIDSELFGHEKGAFTGAISDRNGYFAEANGGTIFLDEVGELPLATQARLLRVLESGEFIKVGSSKVQKTDVRIVAATNVNLTEAIAEGRFREDLYYRLNTVPIKIPPLRERGDDITLLFRKFASDFAEKYRMPAIQLTEDAKALLLAYPWPGNVRQLKNITEQISIIETNRDITAEILRNYLPEQRVNSGLPALFGVKASAGKAFESEREILYQVLFDMRRDVTELKKLVNTLMSERGAQPVPPPATTAVSYYQEPQRNLVATVVPATPTIISAAKSVHPVVDDIQDTEEFVEEATLSLDEVEKEMIRKALDRHHGKRKNAAKDLNISERTLYRKIKEYGLD; the protein is encoded by the coding sequence ATGGTCAGGTCAGAAATACAAAATGTTAAACTCAGATTTGGTATTATTGGTAATGCTGAAGGATTGAACCGTGCCATAGACGTGGCTATTCAGGTGGCGCCCACAGATTTATCAGTATTGATCACCGGTGAAAGTGGTGTGGGAAAGGAAAATTTTCCGCAGATCATCCATCAGTTCAGCCGTCGGAAACATGGACAGTATATAGCCGTGAATTGTGGAGCTATACCTGAAGGTACAATAGATTCAGAACTTTTCGGACATGAGAAAGGTGCTTTTACAGGAGCTATCAGTGACCGTAACGGTTATTTTGCCGAAGCCAATGGTGGAACTATTTTTCTGGATGAGGTGGGAGAGTTACCTCTTGCTACGCAGGCGCGTCTGCTACGTGTGCTCGAGAGTGGTGAATTCATTAAAGTAGGTTCATCCAAAGTACAAAAGACGGATGTACGTATTGTTGCCGCTACCAATGTAAATCTGACGGAAGCCATTGCCGAAGGCCGTTTCCGCGAGGATTTATATTATCGTCTGAACACTGTGCCTATCAAGATACCACCTCTGCGCGAACGTGGAGATGATATAACATTACTTTTCCGCAAATTTGCATCGGATTTTGCTGAGAAGTACCGTATGCCGGCCATTCAGCTGACAGAAGATGCAAAAGCCTTGTTGTTGGCTTACCCATGGCCCGGTAATGTACGCCAGTTGAAGAATATTACAGAACAGATATCTATTATTGAAACCAATCGCGACATTACGGCGGAAATTTTGAGAAATTATTTACCGGAACAACGTGTAAACTCCGGTTTACCCGCTTTATTTGGTGTGAAAGCAAGTGCGGGGAAGGCTTTTGAAAGTGAGCGCGAGATTCTGTATCAGGTGCTGTTTGATATGCGGCGTGATGTAACTGAGTTGAAGAAATTGGTAAACACCTTGATGTCGGAACGTGGAGCGCAACCTGTTCCGCCACCGGCTACTACAGCAGTTTCTTATTATCAAGAACCTCAACGGAATTTGGTCGCTACAGTAGTGCCTGCTACACCTACCATTATCTCTGCCGCTAAATCCGTGCATCCTGTAGTAGATGATATTCAGGACACGGAGGAATTTGTGGAAGAAGCGACACTGTCATTGGATGAAGTGGAAAAAGAAATGATACGTAAGGCGCTCGACCGTCATCATGGAAAACGAAAGAATGCGGCAAAAGATTTGAATATTTCAGAGCGCACACTTTATAGAAAAATAAAAGAATATGGTTTGGATTAA
- a CDS encoding LptE family protein: MVWIKQLKVVGVLMVLAGIVTACSISYKFNGSSIDYTKVKTISFENFPNRSAGFVWGPMESMFNTALQDIYMQQTRLKQAKRGGDLQLSGEITNYDALNKGIGSDGYSSMVELRMTVRVNFVNNSNPTENMNGQQFSASREYNANQQLSAVQDELVTQMIKEIVEQIFNATVANW; encoded by the coding sequence ATGGTTTGGATTAAACAATTGAAAGTAGTTGGTGTGTTGATGGTACTGGCGGGAATAGTAACTGCTTGTTCCATCTCTTATAAGTTTAACGGATCGTCTATAGACTATACTAAGGTAAAGACTATTTCGTTCGAAAACTTCCCGAACCGTTCGGCAGGTTTTGTGTGGGGACCGATGGAGAGCATGTTCAATACGGCATTGCAGGATATTTATATGCAGCAGACCCGGTTGAAGCAAGCCAAGCGTGGAGGTGACCTGCAATTGTCAGGGGAAATAACCAATTATGATGCTTTGAATAAAGGAATTGGTTCTGACGGTTATTCCAGCATGGTGGAATTGCGTATGACGGTTAGGGTGAACTTTGTCAACAATTCCAATCCGACAGAGAATATGAATGGTCAACAATTCTCGGCTAGCCGAGAATACAACGCTAATCAGCAGTTGAGTGCTGTACAGGATGAATTAGTAACCCAGATGATTAAAGAAATTGTAGAGCAAATATTCAATGCTACCGTGGCAAACTGGTAG
- the secG gene encoding preprotein translocase subunit SecG, whose protein sequence is MYLLLIGLIVLAALLMCFVVLIQNSKGGGLASSFASSNQIMGVRKTTDFIEKLTWGLAAFMVACSVLTAYFVPTAHTDSSIIMEEAVKEGATNPLNAPSGFAAPQTNDAAETPAPGDSAQ, encoded by the coding sequence ATGTATTTATTACTTATTGGATTAATTGTGCTTGCAGCTCTTTTGATGTGTTTCGTCGTACTGATTCAGAATTCAAAAGGAGGTGGTTTGGCTTCTAGTTTTGCTTCTTCAAATCAAATTATGGGAGTTCGTAAGACTACGGATTTTATTGAGAAATTAACATGGGGATTAGCTGCTTTTATGGTAGCATGTAGCGTGCTTACCGCTTATTTTGTTCCTACTGCTCATACAGATTCTTCTATCATCATGGAAGAAGCGGTGAAAGAGGGAGCTACCAATCCGTTGAATGCACCTTCAGGTTTTGCTGCTCCGCAGACAAATGATGCTGCAGAGACTCCTGCTCCGGGTGATTCGGCACAGTAA
- a CDS encoding exodeoxyribonuclease III: MLKFISWNVNGLRACYDKGFADAFNRLEADFFCLQETKMQEGQLDVQFEGYQSYWNYAEKKGYSGTAIFSKVKPLSVTYGLGIEEHDHEGRVITLELESYYLITVYTPNSQEELRRLDYRMKWDDDFRAYLKKLEEKKPVIVCGDLNVAHKEIDLKNPKTNRKNAGFTDEERAKFTTLLESGFTDTFRYFYPEQEGIYSWWSYRFKAREKNAGWRIDYFLTSDSLKDKLRGAQIHTDILGSDHCPVELTIEL; encoded by the coding sequence ATGTTGAAATTCATATCATGGAATGTAAATGGCTTGCGAGCTTGTTACGATAAAGGTTTTGCTGATGCTTTCAATCGTTTGGAAGCTGATTTTTTCTGTTTACAGGAAACAAAGATGCAAGAAGGACAACTGGATGTACAATTTGAAGGGTATCAGTCCTATTGGAATTATGCTGAAAAGAAAGGATATTCGGGTACTGCTATTTTTTCTAAAGTAAAGCCATTGTCCGTTACATACGGTTTAGGCATTGAAGAGCACGATCACGAAGGCCGTGTAATTACGCTTGAACTGGAATCGTATTATCTGATAACTGTTTATACTCCTAATTCGCAGGAAGAATTGCGACGCTTGGATTATAGAATGAAATGGGATGATGATTTCCGTGCTTATTTGAAGAAATTGGAAGAGAAAAAACCGGTAATTGTGTGTGGTGATTTGAATGTAGCACATAAGGAGATAGATTTGAAGAATCCTAAAACGAATCGGAAAAATGCAGGTTTCACTGATGAAGAGCGTGCAAAGTTCACTACTTTGCTTGAATCAGGTTTTACGGATACATTCCGCTATTTCTATCCGGAGCAAGAGGGAATTTACTCATGGTGGTCCTATCGTTTCAAAGCCCGTGAGAAGAATGCGGGTTGGCGTATTGATTATTTTCTCACTTCCGATTCGTTGAAGGATAAATTGAGAGGTGCTCAGATTCATACTGACATCTTGGGATCAGATCATTGTCCGGTGGAATTGACAATAGAATTGTAA
- a CDS encoding 6-bladed beta-propeller: MKQWHLFCLLPLMAACDSGHSGSGELISVDLRQGIDHPSMLNLQDEVESVEYIPLETTDDPASLLDGVSEYALTSKYIYVSPVKEQRIVQFDRKGHFIKTLIPFGQGPGEFSNFLAGIQADEENNRLYLFSANQIGVYTLEGEFIQNLNHDYQIVYQRKVEQDCFASVAFPYIPFRSGSYGLGIFTEQGDTIAVKNDFTSPLVPPEKAGFTIGIAATYSGKQQSLLFKTGCNDTVFRISDHKIMPACVLNLQNSDQEIIRCLDATDFSSLHQKFGGNKDIFVSDLFETPRSYYFRCRYDGGYYVVSVDKETGKILAEQCEQPEDIFKLSDANLLFGMLGTRSYRSFPVWGRMEKDGLVQVVIPYELSLYEKGSTLTVPDELKKINVDSNPIFIVYKLREG; the protein is encoded by the coding sequence ATGAAACAATGGCATTTATTTTGCTTGTTGCCTTTGATGGCAGCTTGTGACTCCGGACATTCCGGTTCCGGAGAATTAATTTCGGTGGACTTGCGACAGGGGATAGATCATCCTTCTATGCTCAATCTGCAAGATGAGGTAGAGAGTGTGGAATATATACCTTTGGAAACAACCGATGATCCCGCTTCTTTGTTGGATGGAGTATCCGAATATGCTTTGACAAGCAAATACATCTATGTTTCTCCCGTAAAAGAACAACGGATTGTTCAGTTTGACCGGAAAGGTCATTTTATAAAGACATTGATTCCTTTCGGACAAGGACCGGGGGAGTTCAGTAATTTTTTAGCAGGTATACAGGCCGATGAGGAAAATAATCGTCTTTACCTGTTCAGTGCTAATCAGATAGGGGTCTACACCTTAGAGGGGGAGTTTATTCAAAATTTGAACCATGATTATCAGATAGTATATCAGCGTAAGGTGGAACAAGACTGTTTTGCTTCGGTGGCATTTCCGTATATTCCTTTTCGGAGCGGGAGTTATGGCTTAGGCATATTCACAGAGCAAGGGGACACTATTGCTGTAAAGAATGATTTTACTTCGCCACTGGTTCCTCCGGAGAAAGCAGGTTTTACTATAGGCATTGCAGCTACCTATTCAGGTAAGCAGCAGTCATTACTGTTTAAAACAGGATGTAATGATACTGTTTTCAGAATTTCCGATCATAAAATTATGCCAGCTTGTGTTTTGAATTTACAGAATTCAGACCAAGAAATCATCCGCTGCCTGGATGCGACTGATTTCAGTAGCTTACATCAAAAATTTGGAGGAAATAAGGATATTTTTGTGTCTGATCTTTTTGAGACGCCACGAAGTTATTATTTCCGTTGCAGGTATGATGGAGGATATTATGTGGTTTCCGTTGATAAAGAAACAGGGAAGATTCTGGCGGAGCAATGTGAGCAGCCTGAAGATATTTTTAAACTTTCTGATGCCAATCTTCTTTTTGGTATGTTGGGGACACGGAGTTATCGTAGCTTTCCCGTTTGGGGCCGTATGGAGAAAGATGGTTTGGTGCAGGTTGTCATTCCTTATGAGCTGAGTCTTTATGAAAAAGGATCCACCCTTACTGTTCCGGATGAATTAAAAAAGATAAATGTGGATAGTAATCCTATTTTTATAGTCTATAAATTGCGAGAAGGCTAA
- a CDS encoding pirin family protein, with product MKTVIDKANTRGYFNHGWLKTYHTFSFADYYNPRRIHFGALRVLNDDTVAPGEGFGMHPHKNMEVVSIPLQGYLRHGDSVQNESTIAPGEIQVMSTGTGIYHSEYNASKTEDAKFLQIWIIPNVEGTKPEYHNYDIRPLLKRNELATFISPSGNTPAHLLQDAWFSMGTLDAGQSVTYRMHKPRTGVYIFIIEGEINIAGENLSRRDGIGIWDIESVTIEAKSEAQILAIEVAM from the coding sequence ATGAAAACAGTAATTGACAAAGCTAATACAAGAGGGTATTTTAATCACGGATGGCTAAAAACCTACCATACATTCAGCTTTGCAGACTATTATAATCCAAGACGAATTCACTTCGGTGCTTTACGCGTACTAAATGATGATACAGTAGCTCCCGGAGAAGGTTTCGGTATGCACCCCCATAAAAATATGGAAGTGGTGTCTATCCCTTTACAAGGATATTTAAGACATGGAGACAGCGTACAGAATGAAAGTACCATTGCCCCAGGTGAAATTCAGGTAATGAGTACAGGCACAGGCATCTATCATAGCGAATACAATGCCAGTAAGACTGAAGACGCAAAATTCCTGCAAATCTGGATTATTCCCAATGTGGAGGGAACTAAACCCGAATACCATAATTATGACATTCGTCCGTTATTGAAACGTAACGAACTAGCCACCTTCATCTCACCATCTGGCAATACACCGGCGCATCTGCTACAGGACGCATGGTTCTCTATGGGCACATTGGATGCCGGACAAAGTGTGACATACCGTATGCACAAACCACGCACAGGTGTTTATATCTTCATTATAGAAGGAGAAATAAATATAGCAGGCGAGAATCTTTCACGTCGTGACGGTATCGGTATCTGGGACATTGAAAGTGTCACAATTGAAGCTAAATCCGAAGCGCAAATACTGGCCATCGAAGTAGCCATGTAA
- the ribH gene encoding 6,7-dimethyl-8-ribityllumazine synthase — translation MATAYHNLSDYDFNSVPNAENMRFGIVVSEWNSNITGPLLEGAVTTLKKHGAKDENILVQTVPGSFELTFGSAQMIKSGKVDAVIAIGCVVRGDTPHFDYVCAGTTQGIAQLNAEGDIPVIYGLITTNTMQQAEDRAGGKLGNKGDECAITAIKMLDFKQKVQGKQIF, via the coding sequence ATGGCAACAGCGTATCATAACTTATCTGATTATGACTTTAACTCGGTTCCCAATGCAGAAAACATGCGTTTCGGTATCGTAGTATCCGAATGGAACAGTAACATCACCGGTCCCTTATTGGAAGGCGCCGTAACCACCTTGAAAAAACATGGTGCAAAAGATGAAAATATTTTGGTACAAACTGTACCCGGAAGTTTTGAACTGACTTTTGGTTCCGCACAAATGATAAAAAGCGGAAAAGTAGACGCAGTGATTGCAATAGGATGTGTAGTTCGTGGTGACACTCCACACTTTGACTATGTATGTGCCGGTACTACCCAAGGCATCGCCCAACTGAATGCCGAAGGAGATATTCCTGTAATTTATGGTTTGATTACCACCAATACCATGCAACAAGCAGAAGACCGTGCCGGTGGAAAATTAGGTAATAAAGGAGATGAATGTGCAATAACTGCCATCAAAATGCTCGATTTCAAGCAAAAAGTGCAGGGAAAGCAGATTTTTTGA
- a CDS encoding tetratricopeptide repeat protein: MAEQKHTQDPLDMEEALSTSEAFLIKYKGKILGTIAAVVIIIAGFMGYKHFISEPNEMKASEALFKGEQYFGADNFETALNGDSIGYKGFLKVADEFSGTAAGNLANAYAGICYAQLGKYEDAVKYLDKFSAKDQLVSPAILGTIGNCYAEMGQLDKAAGTLLKAADKADSQALSPIYLIQAGQLFEKLGKNSEAVKAYTLVKEKYFNSYQSMDIDKYIERASIK, encoded by the coding sequence ATGGCAGAACAAAAACACACTCAGGACCCATTGGATATGGAAGAAGCACTGAGTACTTCAGAAGCATTCCTTATCAAGTACAAAGGAAAAATCCTTGGAACTATTGCAGCAGTTGTGATTATCATTGCAGGTTTCATGGGATATAAGCATTTTATTTCTGAACCCAATGAAATGAAAGCATCAGAAGCTTTGTTCAAAGGAGAACAATATTTCGGAGCCGATAACTTTGAAACAGCATTGAACGGCGACAGCATTGGTTACAAAGGTTTCTTGAAAGTAGCAGATGAATTCAGCGGAACAGCTGCCGGTAATTTAGCAAATGCTTATGCAGGTATCTGCTACGCACAGTTAGGCAAATATGAAGACGCAGTGAAGTATTTAGATAAATTCAGCGCTAAAGATCAGTTGGTAAGCCCCGCTATTTTGGGAACTATCGGTAACTGCTACGCTGAGATGGGGCAATTGGACAAAGCTGCCGGAACTTTGCTGAAAGCAGCAGACAAAGCAGACAGTCAGGCATTAAGCCCTATCTATTTGATTCAGGCAGGTCAGTTGTTCGAGAAACTGGGTAAGAACAGTGAAGCTGTTAAAGCTTATACATTGGTGAAAGAAAAATACTTCAATTCTTATCAGTCAATGGACATCGACAAATATATCGAGCGTGCCTCTATCAAATAA
- the recF gene encoding DNA replication/repair protein RecF (All proteins in this family for which functions are known are DNA-binding proteins that assist the filamentation of RecA onto DNA for the initiation of recombination or recombinational repair.) — MILKRISILNYKNLEQAELEFSPKMNCFIGQNGMGKTNLLDAVYYLSFCKSATNPIDSQNIRHEGDFFVIQGFYETNQGDPEEVYCGLKCRQKKQFKRNKKEYSRLSDHIGFIPLVMVSPADAELIAGGSDERRRFMDVVISQYDKEYLDALIRYNKALTQRNALLKSEQEPDEELMLVWEEMMAFAGEIVFRKRSEFIAEFIPTFQSFYSYISQDKEKVNLAYESHAMNGNLLDIIKESRKRDRIMGYSLRGIHKDDLVMQLGDFPIKREGSQGQNKTYLIALKLAQFDFLKKTGSNSTPLLLLDDIFDKLDASRVEQIVKLVAGDSFGQIFITDTNRDHLDKILKKIEREYRVFSVEDGCVTERKEVAE, encoded by the coding sequence ATGATACTGAAACGCATCTCGATATTGAATTATAAAAACCTGGAGCAGGCAGAACTGGAATTCTCGCCAAAGATGAATTGTTTTATCGGACAGAACGGCATGGGGAAGACGAACCTGCTGGATGCGGTTTATTATCTTTCATTCTGTAAAAGTGCCACTAATCCCATAGACTCGCAGAATATCCGTCACGAGGGCGATTTTTTTGTGATTCAGGGTTTCTATGAAACGAATCAAGGAGATCCTGAAGAGGTATATTGCGGCTTGAAGTGTCGTCAGAAAAAACAGTTTAAGCGGAATAAAAAGGAATACAGCCGTTTATCAGATCATATCGGTTTTATTCCTCTCGTAATGGTTTCTCCTGCTGATGCGGAACTGATTGCGGGAGGTAGTGACGAGCGCCGCCGTTTTATGGATGTGGTGATATCTCAATATGATAAGGAATACTTGGATGCACTGATACGTTATAATAAAGCGCTGACACAGCGTAACGCCTTATTGAAGTCGGAGCAGGAACCTGATGAGGAATTGATGTTGGTATGGGAGGAGATGATGGCATTTGCAGGCGAGATTGTTTTTAGAAAACGTAGTGAGTTTATAGCCGAATTTATTCCTACTTTTCAATCTTTCTACTCTTATATTTCGCAAGATAAGGAGAAAGTGAATCTGGCGTATGAATCTCATGCTATGAATGGGAATTTGCTGGATATAATAAAAGAGAGCCGCAAACGTGACCGTATAATGGGGTATTCGCTGAGAGGAATTCATAAAGATGACTTGGTGATGCAGTTGGGTGATTTCCCTATAAAGAGGGAAGGTTCACAAGGGCAGAATAAAACTTATCTGATCGCTTTGAAACTGGCTCAGTTTGATTTTTTGAAGAAAACGGGGAGCAATAGCACTCCTTTGTTGTTGCTGGATGATATTTTTGATAAGTTGGATGCTTCCCGTGTGGAACAGATTGTGAAACTAGTGGCCGGGGATAGTTTCGGACAGATTTTCATTACGGATACCAATAGGGATCATCTGGATAAAATATTGAAAAAGATTGAAAGGGAATACAGAGTCTTTTCTGTAGAAGATGGCTGTGTGACTGAAAGAAAGGAAGTGGCTGAATGA